GTAATCCCTGAAAACGAGATTTCCTTTTCCGAAAGTGCAACTGTTGATCACCTGTATGGCATCCACAGAACATGACTTGTTTTCCACTATTGCAACAAGTTCTTCATCTTTGGATCGTGTTCCAAAGTTTTCCTCTGCAATTTTTGCAACCCTGAATCCGATTGCAAGTCCCGGGCACATATGGCCGTGGAATTTCACTGCGTCTTCAATTTCCATTGGTGCTCAACTCTGTTGTTTGAAAGTAATTTTAAAGGTACAATTTTCTCAGTTTAGCGTTGACGGCTTCAACCTGTTCAACGGCTGTGCCAATGTATTTGTAAGGATCAACGAGAGCTTCGATTTCGCTTTCTGTCAATACATCCTTCACAGCTTCATTTTCAAGTAGTGTTTCCTTGAGATGTTTCCCTTCTTCGTGTGCCTGCATTGCAGCACTTCTTACTATTTCATGTGCATCCTGCCTGCCGACTCCTCTTTTTGCAAGTTCAATCATGACAGCTTCACCCATGTTGAGTCCTTTGAGAAGCTCAAGGTTACGCTTGATGTTTTCAGGATAGAATCTCAGGTTGTCCAATACGCGAATTCCAAGCTTGATGATGTGGTCGGTAAGTACACAGCTTTCCGGGAACACCACACGTTCGCAGGATGAATTGGTAAGATCGCGCTCATCCCAGAGGGTATTATTTAGCAATTCGGGTTCAACCATTGAGCGTACAATCCTTGCGAGGCCGCAGATTTGTTCGGACTTAATTGGATTACGTTTGTGAGGCATGGTGGAAGATCCGACCTGTTTCTTTCCGAAACTTTCCTCAACCTCTGCAAGCTCACTTCTCTGGAGGGAGCGCAGTTCAACACCGATTTTATCCAGCGTGGTAACCACGTTTGCCATCCACATAATGAATTCAGCGTGCCTGTCCCTCTGGATGATCTGGTTGGATACATCGACACTTCCAAGTCCAAGGTATTCCATGGCTTTCTTCTGGATTTCCATTCCCTTTGGTCCGAATGCTGCCTGGGTTCCCACTGCACCTGTCATCTGGCCCACTGTTACACGTGGTTTGAGTTGCTCCAATCTCTCGATATGCCTTCCGACTTCGGATGCCCAGATTGCAAAGCGAAGTCCGTAGGTTGTCGGGACGCCAATCTGACCGTGTGTCCTTCCTGCACAGACTGTTTCCTTGTGCTCTTCAGCCTGCCTGACAAGTACGGCGAGCAAGTCCTTCATCTTAGGTTCCAGAACTTCAATGGCGTCCTTTAGCTGTAAACCGGTTGCAGTATCAAGCATATCGTTGGATGTAGCTCCGAAGTGAACCCACTTAGCAGCTTCCTCATCACATTTCTCGGATACTGCAAGGACAACAGCCATCATATCGTGGTGAATTTCATCCTCAATTTCCTTAACACGGCTGTTTTCAACTTTTGAGATTCCTTCCTCAATCAATTTGGCTGCATCTTGCGGGATAAGCCCAACATCAGCTTCAGCTTTTGCAAGGGCTGCTTCTGCTTTGAGAACGCATTTGAGCCTGTTGTCTTCACTCCAGACAT
This genomic stretch from Methanohalophilus levihalophilus harbors:
- the purB gene encoding adenylosuccinate lyase, yielding MAIHPIEFRYGTEEMKHVWSEDNRLKCVLKAEAALAKAEADVGLIPQDAAKLIEEGISKVENSRVKEIEDEIHHDMMAVVLAVSEKCDEEAAKWVHFGATSNDMLDTATGLQLKDAIEVLEPKMKDLLAVLVRQAEEHKETVCAGRTHGQIGVPTTYGLRFAIWASEVGRHIERLEQLKPRVTVGQMTGAVGTQAAFGPKGMEIQKKAMEYLGLGSVDVSNQIIQRDRHAEFIMWMANVVTTLDKIGVELRSLQRSELAEVEESFGKKQVGSSTMPHKRNPIKSEQICGLARIVRSMVEPELLNNTLWDERDLTNSSCERVVFPESCVLTDHIIKLGIRVLDNLRFYPENIKRNLELLKGLNMGEAVMIELAKRGVGRQDAHEIVRSAAMQAHEEGKHLKETLLENEAVKDVLTESEIEALVDPYKYIGTAVEQVEAVNAKLRKLYL